The Pempheris klunzingeri isolate RE-2024b chromosome 15, fPemKlu1.hap1, whole genome shotgun sequence genome contains the following window.
ACAGTCAGCTGTGTCGTAATGAGGACATGTTAACGGGATCGTGTAATGTCTCCTCACATGTGAATCACTGAAAATCCCCATAACAACAATGACTGTGTTAAATTATCTATTATTATGATGTaatattataatgtaatatttgcTGTTGGGCCCTTAATGACGCTCTCAGGGCACATTAGTGGCACACCCCCTCACCTCATGCAGACTGTGCTCCTATGCTAAAGAACTAGCTGCTGTCTCCAGGATTTCATTTTGCCCATTTGTACTGGTAATTTCACAAAACAACGTCTCTGAACAAAATGCACCATGAGAGGACAATATTTACTAAAATGATAAAGACATCGCAactacatttttacacatgatCCCCCTACAACACAGGACCACAGGATCATAATACAGGATGTAGGCCTAATGTACTTTAGTTTTGCACATTTGCAATTAATCAGAGGACCAAAACCAACTGACATGCAGTGAGCCTGGGACTTTTTATGGGGGCTGGTGTTCAGGGGAAGTTACCTGCTTTGACCGACTGGTAATCCAGCAGCAGACCTCCACTACACCACCTGTGGTATAAGAAGCTATAAACTCTGACCACCATGAAAGATCGCCTGGTTTATAAAATAACCCACAGAGCAGTCACCCTCTTTCATAGCAGTTGTAACTGAGTTAAAGACTGATTAGAAGTCaaaatcatcatcttttacATCAAAACATAAAGATATACAATCCTGAAACGGCTCATTATTTAAcccattttaaatgtcattctGACCATTATCATATACCTCTTACATGTGCATTCACTGGACAAAATTGTGAAATTAAAGGTCCTTAATCATGTAAATGGTAATAGACACTTGTGGCATGTAtgacaatttatttttattcaagtAAGTGTGAAAGTGCCCCATTTTGCAATGTTAAGAGATGCTTATTCCTGGATATGCACCAAAGATAATCCATAATAATCCATTCCATGGCATAATTTTCCACCAAAAAAGGCTTTCCCTACATGCTGCTAACAAACATCACACAAGTAAAAAGCAccatacacacaaaaatacacaatgaGTCTGGTTTCTCATCCACAAATTCTGGTGGTTTGACAAAATGTGACCCAGCTACCTCTTTATGAATAAAACCCCATTACAAAGTTTTTCAAGATGACATGAAAGATCAGAGAAGCTCAGAGGCTTTCTCTCATGATGAACATTAACATCTCACACAtaccagaaaacacacaagtacTGTGTTATTTGAAAGGCTTTTGCCTGCTGACTTTCAGCAGAGGGTGCTCTTGCTCATTTATTTACAGCCTTCAGTTGTACCTGACTGGGCTGCAGCCGATTCCTTTGGACAGCAGCGGCTTCACAgtacagagagaacagagacagatgAGACGGAGAAAGAAGATCTGTTAAACTGCAAATAATCTCAAACATAGAGCTGTCATTCAGTCGGCTCTAAAATACTCTTTCTACTTTCTTTTGACACTATTTGTTAAAGATCATCACATCCTTATTGATGCAGTAATAATAAAGTTATGCAAAATCCTATTTATGCCACAAGATTTCCTTGCCTCAGTTTCATACAATTGCTGTCTAAagaatacacacactgacataccCTCTGATTGGTTTGATCTGGCTGATAAGGTCAGGAAGTTTGCTGTTTCTGGTGTCTGGCAGCAACAAGCTCACACCTGCAGCCATGGCACTGATTGTGCCAAAAACAGTGAATGGCAGAGTCTGGCTGTACACACCTGCAAACAGAATGACAGGCATTTGAAATAGAATTGGCACTGatctgtttgtttccatggGTTGTAATCATAGGCCTTTTCCCACTTTTTCTATGACATGTTTTGACACTTCACAGTAGAAAAAGCACAGGTTTAAGTAATAagattaatgatggctgaattccattcacctgcttcagtttcagggtcctggtaaTGAGCATGCTGGCTGGCACTGCTGGCCCTAATTCTTCTGTATGCAGGTATGAATGTAACATTCAAACAAATATCCAAAATGCAGTGAGCAAGTCAGGAACCTTGGATTATGCTACTGATACAGGTCTCAACTGGTATGAACACATCCATGTCTCAAACAGGTTAGACTACTTCTATTATCTATTTGCAGGGTTAATCAAGTGATTGTTTTGCACCATGAGAGAGAGaccagagtcttataataatataataaggTCATTTGTTGGCACGTGAGACCCACATCCTCTCTGCTGGTGGCACATATGTAACCAAGTGGTCCCTTAATGTTGAGAACCACATCCTAAAGACACTCCTGAAACATACAGGCAGCAGAGGTAATGAGGAGTCTAATGTATTCACAACTCTTGTGATCATATAAAACTATTATGTGCATAGTGTCAGTTATTAGAAACTTACTGAGCTCTACATTAAGTTCATCTCTATAATAGAAACTCTATGTTGTTAGAGTATTTAAGTACATTTAAGAGTATTATTATCATCTGCagtgcttttctctgtctcaaagcacttttcaacattacacacaaaacaaaacagaacactTGCCCATGTAGATCACATAAGGAGATATGATGCAGCCAATGCGTGCAGCTGTGGAGGTGACCCCCAAGCCCATGTTCCTGACCACAGTGGGGAAGAGCTCGACGGAAATCACATAGATGAAGCAGTAAGCACCAGACACACCCACCTTTCCCACCAAGGCTAACACCTGGAACATGACCTGCAtgtctgagaaaaacaaacaggattaTTAGACTAGgcatataattttaaaaaatgcattgtgCCCTCTAGACCTTTAAGATATTTCTGATTCAGTCAATATTGTGGATAAATTATACAGACTTTCAGGAACCAGCTGGATGACCAGCAGCATGATGCCGCAGAACAACAGTGTGGAGAAGAGGAACGTAGGTCGTGGTGTTCGGTTAACCAGCAGCCAAGTGGCTACATACGCCACAATGTCAATGGTTGCTGAAATGAAGCAGTTCAGATAGATGTTTCCATTGAGGTTACTAGTATTGAGAGAGAGACCATAGTAGACCATGGAGATGGACATCCTGCAGAAATACAAGATGAAGACTCATTCCAGATGAAAGACAGTGTGTTGAAGTAATGCTCTGACCTCAAAAGTGTTTCCTATTTTAAAGGTGCCACATTGTGCCTAACGTCCTCATACTGACACTATTAGTTCGAGTGGCTTTGAAGAAGCTACAGTTTAGATTGGATTTGGGTTATTTATTAAAGGTACAACTTGTGATCATACAACAAAGAAAAGTAAACATTTGTTATCCCAGCTGTAAAACAGACCTGCATTTGGAATCTGATCAATctaaagtttttttaaatgttaagagaaactttaaaaagtcaaatttattgaaaatattataaattataaggATTGTTTCTTTTGTAATTCATACAGTGAAATATTACATTCTGAAAACCTGTAATTGGTCTTCTCATAGCAAATTACAATTGGTTGTCAAACTGAGCgatggttttttttaattagtcaGAAAATTACTGTACTGtttacaaaataacaaaaggCCATTGCATGTTTATTGATATAGAATTAAGTGCAGGAGCAGCCATATTCAGAAATGTtaagaaacagagaaaggaagaTACATTACCATATGAAAACACCTAGAATTGTAATATTCCTCATGTCAGGGGTGCGTATCAGGTCCAGATAAGTGTatgtctgctcctcctcaccttTATTTTCCTGAATTAGAAACAAAACAGTCACAGTGTACAATGTAACCTGGTTACCACAgtttgagacacacacacacacacattttatactgGAGCACATTAGCTTCAACGGCCTGTGTaataaaaatggaataaaaaccaTTAGCTCCAAGCAATCACCAGCCCTGAATATGACCTCAGGGGCGGTGACTCCGTTCCTTTTGGCGGCACTGCGGACAATAAGCTCAGCCTCCTCCACCCGACCTTTCTGCAAAAGCCAGCGTGGAGACTCAGGAATCACCCtgaacagaaagagacagaagctCATTGAACATatgaaaaatgtgctttttacaaCACAGGCTCTCCACACTCACAAGAGTTGgcagccatttaaaaaaataataaaagctccacaaagacacatttacatttggTAATGCATGGACTATGATGATTCACAATTCAGAGCATGTAAGTGTCACAGACATTATGTAGTATGCACCCAGTGCTAACAATGAAATAACTGTCTGAGCTGAACCATAAAAACTCAAGACAAAGACTGGAGGAAGTAGCGCTGGTAGGAAGGAGATTTACTGTCCATTTAAAACAGTGTCTGACTGCTAATCAGCACTGAAAACTGAACTGCTGTGAACTGTAGATGCATACCTGGATCGTGATTTAAATTTAGagtcattttatttctgcttttctgtatGTCCTGTGTTGAGTCTGTATTTTTACaatttggttttctttttttttttgtatgttgtttTGTGACAACAGAATAAAAGACAGTTGCAAACCAGAAAATAGAAAACCCTCGGCATGCGGACGACATCATGAGATACAccacaattaaaaacagaaaatgtgaatttaaataGAGGAGGGTTGCACATGCATCTAAATAGACACTAACATGGGACATGGGACAGACCACTGATCGATAGCGTTCGTCAGCCATTGACTCACCACCACATTGGAATAAACAGGGAGCCTGGGATGGCACACGCAACCAGCAGCATCCTCCAGCCTTGTATGAAGTAGGCAAAGAGCGGCAACAAGGCATAACCGATGCCAAAACCTAGAGCGTGGCCCAGTAGAGTGTAGCTCAACCTGGCAGACTGGCTCAGTATCTCTGACCCTGACCAAGATGGGGATCAGGAGCAAGGCATTAAGATGAGAGAGAACATGAGGCTACATATGTTATGAGCTGAACACAAGAAACTGTCTGCAGCCATATTGAATTAATTGCTTCCTTCAGCAGACGGAGCACAATTGATTGACTTTGCGCAGCTCACCTGAGAGGAAAATGTGCCGCTGTCATGTTGTTAAAAGTAAGCTACACTTTGTCACGGGAAGATATCAGAGAGGAGACAGGCATTGGGGACACTTTGAAGAGTGACAGAAATGCAGGTGGTGTCTCACCCAGTATGAGTGATGAGATGAAATTGGATATCTGGCCAACTCCTCTCAGACAGTTGAGGATACAGAACATGACCCAACTGACGGAGGTGGCCTGGATCAAGGTAGAGACTGCTTGTAAgaccaaagtgaaaaaaaacaccgGCTTCCTGCCAAACCTGCAAGACAACCCACAGgaacataaaataaacagagCATTAAAATAACAAGAGCATGTGCAATCTGTGATTCACCATCGAGTATTTGACTAGctcttctcctctttgtctcGCTCTCTTCGTATAGAGAGATAGGTTTTGGCtcatgcagatgacacacatcttttctctctccacccaaGACAAACAATATTTCACTGATGGTGAACCTCATCAATGACATCAATGAAATGTTAGAAACATTGTTCCTTAAAGGAATCACAAAGGAGCCATCGATCTGTTTAGTCTGATTCACACTGACTGTGGTATTTTGTTGACTGCTTAAGTGCAACCCTGGTATTCCCTGTTTTTATGGTCTCATATTTATATGGCCCTAATGAAGGCCCTGTGCAGAAACATGCTAGCGATATAAAGACAATCCTTCCAATTAGTTGTTTTCTTCACCCATATTTAAATAAGACACTATCTGGTTGCTACACTGTAAATTaaccttaaaaataaaagtacaaatttcAAAAAAATCCTCTCT
Protein-coding sequences here:
- the LOC139213820 gene encoding organic cation/carnitine transporter 2-like is translated as MRDYDEITSFLGDYGLFQILIIVLLSLSAVPCGYMGLVLVFVSDTPEHHCKVSINSTSSSSSADVEQSSWIGPDSCSRYRLSGNRTDAVGLSDDTEPCVDGWVFSTERYSPTVVSEWDLVCDDAWKVPFSTSLFFLGTLIGSFIGGHLSDRFGRKPVFFFTLVLQAVSTLIQATSVSWVMFCILNCLRGVGQISNFISSLILGSEILSQSARLSYTLLGHALGFGIGYALLPLFAYFIQGWRMLLVACAIPGSLFIPMWWVIPESPRWLLQKGRVEEAELIVRSAAKRNGVTAPEVIFRAGDCLELMENKGEEEQTYTYLDLIRTPDMRNITILGVFIWMSISMVYYGLSLNTSNLNGNIYLNCFISATIDIVAYVATWLLVNRTPRPTFLFSTLLFCGIMLLVIQLVPENMQVMFQVLALVGKVGVSGAYCFIYVISVELFPTVVRNMGLGVTSTAARIGCIISPYVIYMGVYSQTLPFTVFGTISAMAAGVSLLLPDTRNSKLPDLISQIKPIRGRCCPKESAAAQSGTTEGCK